From the genome of Triticum aestivum cultivar Chinese Spring chromosome 3B, IWGSC CS RefSeq v2.1, whole genome shotgun sequence, one region includes:
- the LOC123068716 gene encoding snurportin-1 codes for MAPPQHAPRRPYKRPAISDQQRRRDSALQTQSARRADAQARARSLANSLLSPQPSSPAAADQPPPSPDAPDERGHDPTVADVASAAAKLRGPDQRRWFARQIMLPEWMVDAPPHLARDWHVSARPAGKRCMVVSSNGITISRLRNGTILHRFPSALPNGSKKGLSGPASSYSILDCIFHEPDETYYIVDMICWRGYSLYDCTAEFRFFWVNSKLTETSAGDPPSTYHRYRFSAVPMYESTLDGLQAAYSGSTPYVKDGLLFYNKHAHYQAGITPLTLVWKDETCSQYLLDTDSEGQVPTEQHVVLELQEDGKLVTSDDPPIAFGSLDNELIQKSNLRPGNLLRFSVRDESVKLVDGKMEIGQLQLAGKLNRSRTSADSHSKVLFQYAARHAPLRIEDLVASVQSNSMEIESTDVEMQG; via the exons atggcgccgccgcagcaCGCCCCCCGCCGCCCCTACAAGCGCCCGGCCATCTCCGACCAGCAGCGCCGCCGCGACTCCGCCCTCCAGACCCAGTCCGCCCGCCGCGCCGACGCCCAGGCGCGCGCGCGCAGCCTCGCCAACTCCCTGCTCTCTCCCCAaccctcctcccccgccgccgccgaccaaccCCCGCCCTCCCCCGACGCCCCCGACGAACGCGGACATGATCCCACCGTCGCCGACGTCGCCTCGGCCGCAGCCAAGCTCCGCGGCCCCGACCAGCGCCGCTGGTTCGCCCGCCAGATCATGCTCCCGGAGTGGATGGTCGACGCCCCTCCCCACCTCGCCCGCGACTG GCATGTTTCTGCCAGACCCGCTGGCAAACGATGCATGGTCGTGTCGTCGAACGGCATCACGATTAGCAGGCTCCGTAACGGAACCATTCTTCACCGGTTCCCCTCCGCCTTACCCAACGGGTCCAAGAAAGGACTCTCTGGTCCTGCAAGCTCCTACTCTATCCTTGACTGCATATTCCATGAG CCTGATGAGACGTACTACATCGTTGATATGATTTGTTGGCGAGGCTATTCGCTCTATGATTGCACTGCTGAGTTCAGATTTTTCTGGGTGAACTCCAAGCTTACGGAGACTTCTGCTGGCGATCCTCCATCGACATACCATCGGTATAGATTCAGTGCTGTTCCTATGTATGAGTCCACGCTTGATGGCCTTCAGGCAGCATATTCGGGAAGCACACCTTATGTTAAAGATGGCTTGCTGTTCTATAACAA GCATGCACATTATCAAGCTGGAATCACACCCCTTACGCTAGTATGGAAAGACGAGACTTGCAGCCAATATCTTCTTGATACGGATAGTGAGGGACAAGTTCCAACTGAGCAACAC GTTGTGTTGGAGCTGCAAGAGGATGGAAAGCTAGTTACTTCTGATGATCCTCCAATTGCATTTGGTAGCTTGgacaacgaacttatccagaag TCAAACCTGCGGCCTGGGAACCTTCTTCGCTTCAGTGTAAGAGATGAAAGTGTGAAACTTGTGGATGGGAAGATGGAGATTGGTCAGCTGCAACTTGCCGGGAAGCTGAACCGTTCTCGTACTTCCGCTGACAGCCACTCCAAA GTTTTGTTCCAGTATGCTGCCAGGCATGCTCCTCTGAGAATTGAGGATCTGGTAGCCTCTGTTCAATCAAACAGTATGGAGATTGAATCCACAGATGTTGAAATGCAAGGTTGA
- the LOC123068717 gene encoding probable bifunctional methylthioribulose-1-phosphate dehydratase/enolase-phosphatase E1, with product MDIEGTTTPISFVADVLFPYACANARAHLAATYHTQQTREDIALLRAQIDKDLAEGVPGAVPLPQPDDTDQDKTIDALVANVQAMIDADRKLTALKQLQGRVWRRGFESGEIKGEVYDDVVQALAEWDRKGVKSYIYSSGSREAQRLIFGNTAAHGDLRRYLSAFFDTNVGGKKESRSYYEIWQTLGVDSPSQILFLTDVHQEATAARDAGLEVLISIRPGNAPLPEDHGFQTITSFAQIAT from the exons ATGGACATCGAGGGCACCACCACCCCCATCTCCTTCGTCGCCGACGTGCTTTTCCCCTACGCATGTGCCAACGCCCGCGCCCACCTCGCCGCCACATACCACACCCAGCAGACCCGGGAAGACATCGCCCTCCTCCGCGCACAAATCGACAAGGACCTGGCCGAGGGGGtccccggcgccgtcccactcCCACAGCCCGACGACACCGACCAAGACAAGACCATCGACGCGCTGGTGGCCAACGTGCAGGCCATGATCGACGCGGACCGGAAGCTCACGGCGCTCAAGCAGCTGCAGGGCCGCGTGTGGCGGCGGGGCTTCGAGAGCGGTGAGATCAAGGGGGAAGTCTACGACGACGTCGTCCAAGCTCTCGCGGAGTGGGACCGCAAAGGGGTTAAGAGCTACATCTACTCCAGCGGGAGCAGGGAGGCGCAGCGGCTCATCTTCGGCAACACCGCCGCCCACGGCGACCTCCGGCGGTATCTCTCCGCCTTCTTCGACACCAACGTCGG AGGCAAGAAAGAGTCTCGCAGTTACTACGAGATCTGGCAGACCCTCGGCGTCGACAGCCCGTCCCAGATACTCTTCCTGACCGATGTCCACCAGGAAGCCACCGCCGCAAGGGATGCAG GTCTTGAGGTGCTAATATCGATCAGGCCTGGAAACGCGCCGCTTCCTGAGGATCACGGCTTCCAGACCATCACGTCGTTTGCTCAAATCGCCACCTGA
- the LOC123068718 gene encoding protease HtpX homolog gives MVLQNIGSSVLVSENQLPELHQLMTEAAKILNTEAPDFYIRQNPVPNAYTLAINGKRPFVVVHTSLVELLTRKELQAVLAHELGHLKCDHGVWLTFANILTMGAYTVPGLGMVAGFLEEQLFRWLRAAELTCDRAALLVVQDPKVVISVLMKLAGGCPSLSDQLNVDAFLEQARSYDKASSNPVGWYIRNAQTRELSHPLPVMRAREMDEWSRSQEYRTLLQKMFR, from the exons ATGGTTCTTCAAAACATTGGATCATCGGTTCTCGTCTCTGAAAACCAG TTACCTGAACTTCACCAGCTCATGACCGAAGCTGCGAAAATCCTGAACACGGAAGCACCCGACTTTTACATACGGCAAAACCCTGTCCCTAACGCTTACACCTTAGCGATAAATGGGAAAAGGCCGTTCGTCGTCGTCCACACTAGCCTCGTGGAGCTGCTCACTAGAAAGGAATTGCAG GCTGTTTTGGCACATGAGCTGGGTCACCTCAAGTGCGATCATGGCGTCTGGCTTACCTTTGCCAACATACTAACAATGGGAGCATATACCGTGCCTG GTTTGGGAATGGTTGCCGGGTTCCTTGAAGAACAGCTGTTCAGGTGGCTGCGAGCCGCGGAGCTGACCTGCGACAGGGCGGCTCTTCTCGTAGTACAAGACCCCAAG GTTGTCATCTCAGTCCTGATGAAGCTCGCGGGAGGATGCCCGTCCCTGTCGGACCAGCTGAACGTGGACGCCTTCCTGGAGCAAGCCCGCTCCTACGACAAGGCCTCGTCGAACCCGGTCGGGTGGTACATCCG gAACGCTCAGACGAGGGAGCTGTCGCACCCTCTGCCCGTGATGCGAGCCCGCGAGATGGACGAGTGGTCGCGGAGCCAAGAGTACAGGACCCTGTTGCAAAAAATGTTTCGGTAG
- the LOC123068715 gene encoding pentatricopeptide repeat-containing protein At3g09040, mitochondrial (The sequence of the model RefSeq protein was modified relative to this genomic sequence to represent the inferred CDS: added 223 bases not found in genome assembly) — MTMVRANPATAVLDSYKHIKRLAGGRPDQFDLAAVLSACAWLDILACGTQVHCDAVKSGFFSGAFCATALVNMYARCGRVGDARRVFGGIACPDTVCWTSMISGYHRAGRYGEALSLFSRMLKMGSSPDQVTCVTVISILASLGRLDDARALLKRMPAPSMVAWNAVISSYAQQSGIKHEVFGLYKDMKRQGLWPSRSTFASMLSAAANMKASVEGRQFHASSVRHGLDANVFVGSSLINLYAKCGCISEAKSVFYFSRERNIVMWNAMLNGLVRNELQEEAIQMFWYMTRLGLEADEFTFVSVLGACAYLDSHCLGRQVQCVTIKNGMAASLLVANATLDMHSKFGATDDAKTLFNLIPYKDSVSWNALIVGLAHNGEEEAAIGMLGLMNADGITLDEVSFATVVNACSNIRATETGKQIHCLAMKYSICSNHAVGSSLIDLYSKHGDVESCRKVLAQVDASSIVPINALIACLVQNDRDDEAIQLFQQVLRDRLKPSSFTFSSILSGCTGLLSSIVGKQAHCYTMKSGLLTDDSSLGVLLIRIYLKSKMPEDADKLLTEMPDHKSLLEWTAIISGYAQNGYSLQSLVSFWRMRSYDVHSDEATFASILKACSEMTALNDGKEIHGLIIKSGFNSYETSTSALIDMYSKCGDITSSFEAFKQLENKQSITLWNSMIVGFAKNGYADEALLLFQKMQKSQLKPDDVTFLGVLIACAHAGLISVGRHYFDSMNKVYGLKPRVDHYACFIDLLGRGGHLEEAEEVINQLPFRPDGVIWATYLAGCRMHNDEERGKVAAKKLTELEPENSSTYVLVSGLHAAAGNWGEAKIAREAMRENGVTKFPGCSWVTVGNKTSLFLVQDKKHPDSLSIYEKLDDLTGMMKKDDDIEEYDMLISAEMFT; from the coding sequence CCAGGTGCGGCCGCGTGGGGGATGCCCGCAGGGTGTTCGGCGGAATCGCATGCCCGGACACCGTGTGCTGGACGAGCATGATCTCTGGGTACCACCGAGCTGGAAGATACGGGGAAGCATTGTCTTTGTTCTCGAGAATGTTGAAGATGGGATCTTCTCCGGACCAAGTGACTTGTGTCACCGTAATTTCCATTCTTGCGAGCTTGGGTAGGCTGGATGATGCTAGGGCCTTGCTGAAGAGGATGCCGGCGCCGAGCATGGTTGCTTGGAACGCTGTCATCTCCAGTTATGCGCAACAGAGTGGGATCAAGCATGAGGTCTTTGGATTGTATAAGGACATGAAGAGGCAGGGATTATGGCCCAGTAGATCGACTTTTGCCAGCATGCTAAGCGCAGCAGCCAATATGAAGGCGTCTGTTGAAGGTCGACAGTTCCACGCGTCCTCGGTAAGGCATGGCTTGGATGCAAATGTTTTCGTGGGTAGTTCTCTGATCAACCTTTATGCGAAATGTGGTTGCATTAGTGAGGCGAAGTCTGTGTTTTATTTCTCCCGTGAGAGGAACATTGTCATGTGGAATGCGATGCTCAATGGGCTTGTTCGAAATGAGCTACAAGAAGAGGCCATCCAAATGTTCTGGTATATGACGAGGCTTGGTCTTGAGGCTGATGAGTTCACGTTTGTCAGTGTTCTTGGTGCATGTGCCTACTTGGATTCACATTGCCTGGGAAGACAAGTGCAGTGTGTGACAATCAAGAATGGCATGGCTGCAAGCTTGCTTGTTGCTAATGCAACATTAGATATGCACTCCAAATTTGGAGCTACAGATGATGCGAAAACATTATTCAATCTGATTCCTTACAAGGATAGTGTATCCTGGAATGCCCTTATAGTTGGACTTGCACATAATGGAGAAGAGGAAGCAGCAATTGGTATGCTTGGATTGATGAATGCGGATGGTATAACACTAGATGAGGTGTCTTTTGCTACTGTAGTTAATGCATGTTCCAATATTCGAGCTACTGAGACTGGAAAGCAAATCCACTGCCTAGCAATGAAGTATAGTATCTGCTCTAATCATGCTGTTGGTAGCTCTCTGATTGATTTATATTCTAAGCATGGAGATGTGGAATCTTGTAGGAAGGTTTTGGCACAGGTAGATGCAAGTAGTATAGTCCCAATAAATGCTCTGATTGCGTGTCTTGTGCAGAACGATAGAGATGATGAAGCTATACAGTTGTTTCAGCAGGTTCTTAGAGATCGTTTAAAGCCCTCCAGCTTTACATTTTCAAGCATTCTTTCTGGTTGTACTGGACTTCTCAGTTCAATTGTTGGCAAACAAGCTCATTGTTACACAATGAAGTCTGGTCTTCTGACTGATGATTCTTCCCTTGGTGTTTTACTGATCCGGATATATTTGAAGTCCAAAATGCCTGAGGATGCCGACAAACTCTTGACAGAGATGCCAGATCACAAAAGCCTGCTTGAGTGGACAGCTATCATTTCAGGGTATGCTCAAAATGGTTACAGTTTGCAATCATTGGTATCATTTTGGAGAATGCGCAGTTATGATGTTCACTCAGATGAGGCGACCTTCGCTAGTATTCTCAAAGCTTGTTCAGAAATGACAGCTCTTAACGACGGGAAAGAGATACATGGGCTCATCATTAAATCTGGATTTAATTCTTATGAAACTTCAACTAGTGCCCTCATAGACATGTACTCCAAGTGTGGGGATATCACCTCATCCTTTGAAGCCTTCAAACAATTGGAAAACAAGCAAAGCATCACGTTATGGAACTCCATGATTGTTGGATTTGCAAAGAATGGTTATGCTGACGAAGCACTTCTGCTTTTTCAGAAAATGCAGAAGTCACAACTAAAGCCTGATGACGTTACATTCCTTGGTGTCCTAATCGCTTGTGCTCATGCTGGCTTAATTTCTGTGGGTCGGCATTACTTTGATTCTATGAACAAAGTCTATGGATTAAAGCCTAGAGTAGATCATTATGCGTGTTTTATTGATCTCCTTGGACGAGGTGGTCATCTTGAAGAGGCTGAAGAAGTTATTAACCAGTTGCCTTTCAGACCTGATGGTGTGATCTGGGCGACATACCTTGCAGGATGCAGAATGCACAATgatgaagaaagggggaaagttgcagCAAAAAAACTTACCGAGTTGGAACCAGAAAACTCGTCTACATATGTGTTGGTTTCAGGCTTACATGCTGCAGCTGGTAACTGGGGTGAAGCTAAGATAGCCAGAGAAGCAATGCGAGAAAATGGAGTAACAAAATTTCCGGGATGTAGTTGGGTCACAGTAGGGAACAAGACAAGCTTATTTCTTGTACAAGACAAGAAACACCCCGACTCTCTTAGCATCTATGAAAAGCTTGATGATCTTACTGGAATGATGAAGAAAGATGATGACATTGAGGAGTATGATATGCTTATTTCAGCTGAAATGTTTACTTGA